A window from Oikeobacillus pervagus encodes these proteins:
- a CDS encoding YlmH family RNA-binding protein: MTIYQHFRPEEHEFIDKVLGWKQIVESQYAPKLTDFLDPREQKIVQSIVGNHGEISVSFFGGTEQAERKRALIFPEYFSPEEGDFNLILFEVTYPKKFIVLEHRNVLGSLMGLGLRREKYGDILADGDCFQFFVTNEIKDYVKMNLDQIGRASITLEEKPLHEAVQTKEIWRERMITTSSLRLDTILSSFTHQSRQKVQNQIKSGLVKVNWTTVEETSFECDEGDVISVRGIGRSRIMSVNGKTKKEKWRITIGTMN, translated from the coding sequence ATGACTATTTATCAACATTTTCGCCCAGAAGAACACGAATTTATTGACAAGGTTTTAGGTTGGAAACAGATAGTGGAATCTCAATATGCCCCTAAGCTCACTGATTTTCTTGACCCGAGAGAACAGAAGATTGTTCAGTCAATCGTCGGAAATCACGGAGAGATATCGGTTTCTTTTTTTGGTGGTACTGAGCAAGCAGAGAGGAAGCGAGCCCTAATTTTTCCTGAATATTTTTCCCCAGAAGAAGGCGATTTTAATCTAATATTGTTTGAGGTTACATATCCAAAAAAGTTTATTGTCCTCGAGCATCGAAATGTACTTGGAAGTCTTATGGGATTGGGGTTACGACGTGAAAAATACGGAGACATATTGGCGGATGGAGATTGTTTCCAATTCTTCGTTACAAATGAAATCAAAGATTATGTGAAAATGAATCTAGATCAAATTGGGAGAGCCTCTATAACATTAGAGGAAAAGCCACTACATGAAGCTGTTCAGACAAAGGAGATATGGAGGGAACGTATGATTACAACAAGTTCTTTACGATTGGATACCATTCTTTCCTCCTTTACCCATCAATCAAGACAAAAAGTACAAAACCAAATTAAGTCAGGGCTTGTAAAAGTAAATTGGACGACTGTAGAAGAGACTTCATTTGAATGTGATGAAGGCGATGTCATTTCAGTAAGAGGAATTGGAAGAAGTAGGATTATGTCAGTT
- a CDS encoding YggS family pyridoxal phosphate-dependent enzyme: MVEKVVNNLEMIRKNIADTCQRINRDPAEIQIIAVTKYVSTERAMEALDAGVSHLGENRDDGLIHKYEILGDKPTWHFIGTLQTRKVKNIIDKVSYIHSLDRLSLAKEIHKRADKPISCFVQVNVSGEQSKHGLGEESVKEFILQLEELSHIRVVGLMTMAPLTEDEQIIRSCFRKLKQLQQEIQSLNLEYAPCTELSMGMSNDYLIAIEEGATFVRIGTALVGE, encoded by the coding sequence ATGGTGGAAAAGGTAGTAAATAATTTAGAGATGATTCGGAAAAACATTGCGGATACGTGCCAACGCATCAATCGAGATCCTGCAGAAATTCAAATTATTGCTGTAACGAAATATGTATCAACAGAGCGAGCCATGGAAGCGTTAGATGCTGGAGTTTCTCACCTTGGTGAAAACCGTGATGATGGATTAATACATAAATATGAAATCCTAGGAGACAAGCCTACATGGCATTTTATCGGTACATTGCAAACAAGAAAAGTGAAGAATATCATCGATAAAGTATCATATATTCATTCCTTGGATCGGCTCTCTCTTGCTAAGGAGATCCATAAAAGAGCGGACAAGCCTATCTCTTGTTTTGTACAAGTGAATGTATCTGGGGAACAGTCGAAACATGGATTAGGGGAAGAAAGCGTAAAGGAATTTATTCTTCAATTAGAGGAGTTATCCCATATTCGAGTCGTTGGACTTATGACGATGGCACCTTTAACCGAAGATGAGCAAATCATCCGGTCCTGCTTTCGCAAATTAAAACAGCTGCAGCAGGAAATACAAAGTTTGAATTTGGAATATGCCCCATGTACAGAACTTTCAATGGGGATGAGCAATGACTATTTAATTGCAATCGAAGAAGGGGCTACATTTGTAAGAATTGGTACAGCACTTGTAGGCGAGTAA
- the pgeF gene encoding peptidoglycan editing factor PgeF: protein MMEPFQLVNESYYLIKDWQIKDPSLVAGFTTRFGGVSGKPFDELNMGFHVGDQVEDVRINRKRLANSISFPIDEWIGAEQTHKHHIQYVTSLHKGRGALQYEDSLLDTDGLYTDESNLFLTLCYADCVPIYFLSFEKKKIGIVHAGWKGTVLGIAAELVKIWKNLGIHEDEIHVVIGPSICGNCYIVDDRVINQVKKRLSPSQELPFTMKETGQYYLDLKRMNELILREAGIPKLQIRTSKLCTSCDHRFFSHRRDHGKTGRMIGFIGWKENGNGGKGSK, encoded by the coding sequence ATGATGGAGCCGTTTCAATTAGTAAATGAAAGCTATTATTTGATCAAAGATTGGCAAATAAAAGATCCCTCACTTGTTGCAGGTTTCACCACAAGATTTGGGGGTGTCAGTGGAAAGCCGTTTGATGAATTGAATATGGGATTTCATGTAGGGGATCAAGTAGAAGACGTTCGTATAAATCGAAAGCGGTTGGCCAATTCGATTTCATTCCCTATTGACGAATGGATTGGGGCAGAGCAAACCCACAAACATCATATTCAATATGTAACATCGCTACATAAGGGGAGGGGCGCTCTTCAGTACGAAGACAGTTTACTTGATACGGATGGATTATATACAGATGAGTCGAATCTTTTCTTAACGTTATGCTATGCTGATTGTGTCCCTATTTATTTTCTTTCATTTGAGAAGAAGAAAATAGGAATCGTCCATGCCGGATGGAAAGGGACCGTACTCGGAATTGCAGCTGAATTAGTGAAAATATGGAAAAATCTAGGAATTCATGAAGATGAAATCCATGTTGTGATTGGCCCCTCCATTTGTGGTAATTGTTATATTGTAGATGACAGGGTGATCAACCAGGTGAAGAAGCGGCTATCTCCTAGCCAGGAGTTGCCATTTACCATGAAAGAGACGGGTCAATATTATTTAGATTTGAAGCGAATGAATGAATTGATCCTGAGGGAAGCAGGAATACCGAAACTTCAAATTCGAACGTCAAAGCTTTGCACGAGTTGTGATCATCGGTTTTTTTCCCATCGGAGGGATCATGGAAAAACAGGTAGAATGATCGGGTTTATCGGTTGGAAGGAGAATGGAAATGGTGGAAAAGGTAGTAAATAA
- the sigG gene encoding RNA polymerase sporulation sigma factor SigG, which produces MTRNKVEICGVDTSKLPVLKNEEMRELFKVMQAGDLSAREKLVNGNLRLVLSVIKRFNNRGEFVDDLFQVGCIGLMKSIDNFDLGQNVRFSTYAVPMIIGEIRRYLRDNNPIRVSRSLRDIAYKALQVRERLMSKTSREPTAEEISKELEVPHEEIVFALDAIQDPVSLFEPIYNDGGDPIYVMDQLSDDKNRDSHWVEELALKEGMKRLNDREKLIIRKRFFQGKTQMEVAEEIGISQAQVSRLEKAAIKQMNKNIN; this is translated from the coding sequence TTGACTCGCAACAAAGTAGAAATTTGCGGTGTAGATACTTCTAAGCTCCCTGTACTGAAAAACGAGGAGATGCGTGAGCTTTTTAAAGTGATGCAAGCTGGCGATCTTTCTGCTCGAGAAAAGCTCGTCAATGGGAATCTTCGCCTCGTACTAAGTGTTATTAAACGCTTTAATAATCGTGGAGAATTTGTTGATGACCTATTTCAAGTAGGTTGTATTGGTCTCATGAAATCCATAGACAATTTTGATTTAGGTCAAAATGTAAGATTCTCTACCTATGCAGTCCCGATGATTATCGGTGAAATTCGCCGTTATTTAAGGGATAATAATCCGATAAGGGTTTCCCGTTCCTTAAGGGATATTGCCTATAAAGCATTACAAGTACGGGAACGACTAATGAGTAAGACATCAAGGGAGCCGACAGCGGAAGAAATTAGTAAAGAACTTGAAGTTCCCCATGAAGAAATTGTGTTTGCTTTAGACGCAATACAGGACCCGGTGTCATTATTTGAACCGATTTATAATGACGGGGGAGATCCAATTTACGTCATGGATCAGCTTAGTGATGACAAAAACCGCGACAGTCATTGGGTAGAAGAACTGGCATTAAAAGAAGGAATGAAAAGATTAAATGATCGAGAAAAATTAATCATTCGCAAACGCTTTTTCCAAGGGAAGACTCAGATGGAAGTTGCGGAAGAAATTGGAATTTCACAAGCCCAAGTATCTAGGCTTGAAAAAGCAGCCATTAAACAAATGAATAAAAACATTAATTAG
- a CDS encoding YlmC/YmxH family sporulation protein: MVRISEFQVKDVVSVSDGRKLGNISDIEIDLDTGRIVAIVISSGGKLLGFFGKEEDTVIPWNQIVKIGEDVILVRYKDSYYTQAKLEQPKA; the protein is encoded by the coding sequence ATGGTTCGCATTTCTGAATTTCAAGTGAAAGATGTTGTTAGTGTTTCCGATGGTCGGAAATTAGGAAATATATCCGATATTGAAATCGACCTTGATACAGGTCGGATCGTCGCAATCGTAATTAGTTCTGGAGGTAAGTTATTAGGCTTTTTTGGAAAAGAAGAGGATACCGTCATTCCTTGGAACCAAATTGTGAAAATTGGCGAAGATGTTATACTTGTTCGCTATAAGGATTCATATTATACTCAAGCCAAACTAGAACAACCTAAAGCATGA
- a CDS encoding cell division protein SepF: MGIKSKFKTFFFLDEEDEDVKEDGDLDEHTTSSNQVKQQPVKQNVVSLQSVQKSSKVILIEPRVYAEAQEIADHLKNRKAVVVNLQRIQHDQAKRIVDFLSGTVYAIGGDIQQLGPKIFLCTPDNVEVSGNISQMMEGDEIENTRW, from the coding sequence ATGGGAATTAAATCGAAATTTAAAACGTTTTTCTTTTTAGATGAAGAAGATGAAGACGTTAAAGAAGATGGCGATCTAGATGAACATACAACATCGTCCAATCAAGTAAAACAGCAGCCTGTTAAACAAAATGTTGTGAGCTTGCAAAGTGTCCAGAAATCCTCTAAAGTTATTTTGATAGAGCCAAGAGTCTATGCGGAGGCGCAAGAGATTGCAGACCATCTAAAAAACCGTAAAGCGGTTGTGGTCAATTTACAACGGATCCAACATGATCAAGCCAAAAGAATTGTGGATTTCCTAAGTGGCACAGTCTACGCAATTGGTGGAGATATTCAACAGCTTGGCCCAAAAATATTTTTATGCACACCAGATAATGTCGAAGTCTCCGGTAATATTTCCCAGATGATGGAAGGCGATGAAATTGAAAATACAAGGTGGTAA
- a CDS encoding YggT family protein, whose product MIIVIQGIAFLIEIYSWALIIYILMSWFPGARENAFGRFLSSICEPFLEPFRKIIPPLGMIDISPIVAFIVLNLAKKGVQQLYFWF is encoded by the coding sequence ATGATTATTGTGATTCAGGGTATCGCGTTCCTTATTGAAATTTATTCATGGGCGCTCATTATTTATATTTTAATGTCATGGTTTCCAGGGGCTAGGGAAAATGCATTTGGCCGATTTTTAAGTTCTATTTGTGAGCCTTTTTTAGAACCTTTTAGGAAAATCATTCCTCCACTTGGCATGATTGATATTTCCCCAATTGTTGCCTTTATTGTGTTGAACCTAGCCAAAAAAGGGGTACAACAACTATATTTTTGGTTTTAA